A window of Sebastes umbrosus isolate fSebUmb1 chromosome 3, fSebUmb1.pri, whole genome shotgun sequence contains these coding sequences:
- the sgms2a gene encoding phosphatidylcholine:ceramide cholinephosphotransferase 2, producing MASQELVDARDSAAESLNPGMEGGAAPSNGKNCPLHTPGGEDTKRGFRKGIGRHNDYVKISVPESKVSRLPMEWWKTAIVFFYAGFNLVLTTVVITIVHERVPPKESSPPLPDKFFDYIDRVKWAFTVTEINGMVLLAIWMIQLFFFRYRSIASRRFFFLIGTLYLYRCVTMYITTLPVPGMHMTCAPKLHGDSQAKIQRILQLISGGGLSITNSQLLCGDFLYSGHTVMLTLTYLFIKEYSPRSFWWYHLMCWLLSAVGVVCILVAHEHYSVDVVVAYFITSRLFWWYHTMANLQTLKCSPNNYLTNTWWNPLFNFMERNVQTSIPCSYSWPFTWPPACLKNPCKKYSMVQSTREE from the exons ATGGCGTCACAGGAGCTCGTGGATGCGAGAGACTCTGCTGCTGAGAGTCTGAACCCAGGAATGGAGGGTGGTGCTGCGCCCAGCAACGGTAAAAACTGTCCCCTCCATACACCTGGCGGAGAGGATACAAAGAGGGGCTTTAGGAAAGGCATAGGGAGGCACAATGACTACGTGAAGATTTCCGTGCCAGAGTCAAAAGTCAGCCGGCTGCCCATGGAGTGGTGGAAGACAGCGATTGTCTTCTTTTACGCTGGCTTTAACTTGGTCCTCACAACAGTCGTCATCACTATTGTCCACGAGAGGGTCCCGCCCAAAGAAAGCAGCCCGCCTCTTCCTGATAAGTTTTTTGACTATATTGACAGGGTCAAATGGGCATTTACAGTGACAGAGATCAATGGCATGGTGCTGCTGGCCATTTGGATGATTCAGTTGTTCTTCTTCAGATACAG GTCAATAGCAAGCAGGCGGTTCTTCTTCCTCATTGGCACCCTGTACTTGTACCGCTGTGTCACCATGTACATCACCACCCTGCCTGTGCCTGGCATGCATATGACTTGTGCTCCTAAG CTCCACGGAGACTCGCAGGCAAAAATCCAGCGAATTCTGCAGCTGATTTCCGGTGGAGGTCTCTCCATCACAAACTCACAGCTCTTGTGTGGCGACTTTCTCTACAGCGGACACACTGTGATGCTCACTCTCACCTACCTATTCATCAAGGAGT ACTCGCCACGGTCATTCTGGTGGTACCATCTGATGTGCTGGTTGCTAAGTGCCGTGGGTGTGGTGTGCATCTTGGTGGCACATGAGCACTACAGTGTGGATGTGGTCGTGGCCTATTTCATCACCTCCCGCCTGTTCTGGTGGTACCACACCATGGCCAACTTACAG ACTCTGAAATGCTCACCCAACAACTACCTCACCAACACCTGGTGGAACCCACTATTCAACTTCATGGAGAGGAACGTCCAAACGTCGATACCATGCTCCTACAGCTGGCCCTTCACCTGGCCTCCTGCCTGCCTTAAGAACCCCTGCAAGAAGTACTCCATGGTACAGAGCACACGAGAGGAGTGA